From a region of the Erinaceus europaeus chromosome 14, mEriEur2.1, whole genome shotgun sequence genome:
- the HPS6 gene encoding BLOC-2 complex member HPS6: MKRVGTLRLLSDLSNFSGAARLREVLAGDSGVRVRSSPDGRHLLLLRPPGAPGPQLVVAARGAGAELERAWPAGQPPPLDAFFLPWPVRPALVLVWESGLTEVWGVGLGPGWRLLQSTELCPGAAARVVAVAAPRGRLVWCEERRAGAEGHLGQPAATFSHCVCVKTLEPSGEAGTNLGLTHTLLRRCPPFGLLASRKDLFLVPTATAWPGVAHILLIWSPSKGKVTVAAPCLGLSHSKSLNSRRGDTWDFPMLLRGLPGLLTPREPVAVHTWAPISQGLLLLDLRGTVRLVQAHGGVRVVGTLQEAPVGPAGTAALGTFHGTLACVLGSTLELLDMGSGQLLERKVLSTDRLYLLEPPAPGVEEEEDLESRGGLRLLSALGLFAVGWKTPRGLELPSAEDLVFEEACEYYQRRSLRGTQLTPEELRHNSTFRAPQTLASILQGHVSPSALLTTLRSELRDYRGLEHLKAQLVAGDEEEAGWTELAENEVARLLRTELLGDQLAQLNTVFQALPIAAWGAILRALQLQPDGNGRLRSQAPPDVWKKVLGSTAAGKELPNGVLPLFELLCQCLCRLEPQWLPPFVELAQQQGGPGWGAGGPGLPLYRRALAVLGEEGARPEALELELLLGSGRPKAVLQAVGQLVQKEQWERVLEAGLALGPSSPLLRSEIFKLLLAEFARHRRLDAHLPLLCRLCPPDLAPAELLLLLRTYLPDELGPPTPFPEPGAELPLTIGLLRDLLEQTGTQGQPSGPVLSLYEDILCDLGPPPPTPPREPVTAHQTSDHPDPEAWAQSGQDLCMTDTN; the protein is encoded by the coding sequence ATGAAGCGCGTGGGGACGCTGCGCCTGCTCTCGGACCTCAGCAACTTTAGCGGCGCGGCCCGGCTCCGGGAGGTGCTGGCCGGGGACTCGGGCGTCCGCGTCCGCAGCAGCCCGGACGGCCGCCACCTGCTGCTGCTGCGGCCCCCCGGAGCGCCCGGCCCGCAGCTGGTGGTCGCGGCGCGTGGGGCGGGTGCCGAGCTGGAGCGAGCCTGGCCAGCCGGTCAGCCCCCACCGCTGGACGCCTTCTTCCTGCCGTGGCCGGTGAGGCCGGCGCTGGTCCTGGTGTGGGAGAGCGGCCTGACCGAGGTGTGGGGCGTGGGGTTGGGACCCGGCTGGCGGCTGCTGCAGAGCACCGAGCTGTGTCCAGGGGCCGCAGCCCGCGTGGTGGCCGTGGCGGCGCCCCGAGGCCGCCTGGTGTGGTGCGAGGAGCGTCGGGCGGGTGCTGAGGGCCACCTCGGGCAGCCAGCCGCCACTTTCAGTCACTGCGTGTGCGTCAAAACCCTGGAACCCAGCGGAGAAGCCGGCACCAACCTGGGCCTCACACACACCCTGCTGCGTCGATGTCCCCCTTTTGGACTGCTGGCCTCCCGTAAGGACCTCTTCCTGGTGCCCaccgccaccgcctggcctggaGTGGCCCACATCCTGCTCATCTGGAGCCCAAGCAAAGGCAAGGTGACGGTGGCCGCCCCATGTCTTGGCCTCTCCCACAGTAAGAGCCTGAATTCCAGACGAGGGGATACGTGGGACTTCCCCATGTTGCTTCGAGGTCTTCCTGGACTACTGACCCCCAGGGAGCCAGTGGCCGTGCACACCTGGGCCCCCATTTCCCAGGGCCTGCTGCTGCTGGACTTAAGGGGCACTGTGAGACTGGTGCAAGCCCACGGTGGTGTCCGGGTGGTGGGCACCCTGCAGGAGGCACCCGTAGGCCCAGCAGGAACTGCAGCCCTGGGGACATTTCATGGTACCCTGGCCTGTGTGCTGGGCTCCACATTGGAGCTGTTGGACATGGGCAGCGGGCAATTGCTGGAGAGGAAGGTGCTAAGTACAGACCGACTGTATTTGTTGGAGCCCCCTGCCCCTGgcgtggaggaggaagaagacctGGAGTCCCGAGGGGGTCTGCGTTTGCTTTCTGCCTTGGGTCTCTTTGCAGTAGGCTGGAAAACCCCACGGGGTCTTGAGCTGCCATCAGCTGAAGACCTGGTATTTGAAGAGGCCTGTGAGTACTACCAGCGGCGAAGCCTGCGGGGTACCCAGCTCACCCCAGAGGAACTGAGACACAATAGCACATTCCGGGCACCTCAGACCTTGGCCTCCATCCTCCAAGGCCATGTGTCTCCATCTGCACTGTTGACCACACTGAGATCTGAGCTTCGGGATTACCGGGGTTTAGAGCACCTCAAAGCCCAGCTAGTAGCTGGGGATGAGGAGGAGGCTGGATGGACTGAGCTGGCAGAGAATGAAGTGGCTCGCCTACTGAGGACCGAGTTGCTGGGAGACCAGTTGGCCCAACTCAACACTGTTTTTCAAGCGCTCCCCATAGCAGCCTGGGGTGCTATCCTTAGGGCCCTACAGCTCCAGCCGGATGGGAATGGCAGGCTGCGGTCCCAAGCTCCCCCCGATGTGTGGAAGAAGGTTTTAGGGAGTACCGCAGCTGGAAAGGAACTCCCTAATGGGGTACTGCCCCTCTTTGAACTTCTGTGCCAGTGCCTCTGCCGGCTGGAGCCACAGTGGCTTCCACCCTTTGTGGAACTGGCACAGCAGCAGGGTGGACCTGGCTGGGGTGCAGGGGGCCCAGGGCTGCCCCTGTACCGCCGAGCCCTGGCAGTGCTTGGTGAGGAGGGGGCCAGGCCGGAGGCACTAGAACTAGAACTACTCCTGGGTAGTGGGCGGCCCAAAGCGGTGCTCCAAGCAGTGGGGCAGTTAGTGCAAAAGGAGCAGTGGGAGCGGGTTCTAGAAGCTGGTCTGGCCCTTGGCCCCTCCAGCCCCCTCCTTCGAAGCGAGATCTTCAAACTCCTGTTGGCTGAATTTGCCCGACACCGCCGATTGGATGCTCACCTGCCCCTCCTCTGCCGCCTGTGTCCACCGGACCTAGCTCCAGCTGAGCTTCTGCTTCTCCTGCGGACATACCTCCCAGATGAGCtgggcccccccaccccattccctgAGCCTGGGGCTGAACTCCCTCTCACCATAGGCTTGCTCAGAGACTTGCTGGAGCAGACTGGGACTCAAGGACAGCCCTCAGGCCCAGTTCTAAGTCTCTATGAGGACATTCTGTGTGACCTAGGCCCTCCGCCTCCTACCCCACCTCGGGAGCCTGTGACAGCCCACCAGACATCAGACCACCCAGACCCAGAGGCCTGGGCACAATCTGGACAGGATCTCTGTATGACAGACACAAACTGA